The Dehalococcoidales bacterium genome contains the following window.
TTGCGATAAAACCAGCGAATGAGCGTACCGGTCCCGCAGTACCGGGAATTAACTGCTCAAGCTGCTGAGCACAATTCGCTGTGGATACTGTGGACGAGTTGTCCGGATAGTCCAGCGTCTCCGCAAAAAGCCGGCAGAGTTGTTTTGTCTCTTTACTCAGCATCACAGTCCTCGCTTGGGTTGACTGGTGAAGCCAAAGCCAGCCTGTCCCTGCTGCTTGAACGTTTCGACGGAAAGCTCTGTGACTTCCTCACGGTGGTACGGCGGCAGGACGAAGCGGTCCTCGAAGCGCGGCAGCGCGGTCAAGCGGGCTATCTCCTCGGCCTCTTCAGCGGTACAGCCAGCCTCGACCATGATCGTGTTTGCCTGATGCTCCGTAAGATTACCGGACGAATGCGCCTGTTTATAGGCACGGACGGCCATTAATTTCATCAGCGCCCTCTTTACAATGTCCTCATTACCCGCCGAAAACAGGCGCGCCATGTATTTCATGGGTACCCGGAGGTTTTCCACGCTGCCAAAGAAGTCACTGCTACCCAGGTCATAACTCCCGTTCCTGGTCGAAGCGAGCACGGGTAATAGGGGCGGAACGTAAAACAGCATCGGAAGGGTTCTGAATTCGATATGTAGCGGCAGGGCGATACCCCACTGCTTGACAAATTTGTAGACTGGGGATCTCTGAGCTACAGCAATCCAGTCGTCACCGATACCAGTCTTCCGAGCCGCGGCAACTACCCGAGCGTCATTCGGGTCAAGAATAAGACTACGTTGGGCATCGACCAGTCCGGCGTCCGGGGTCCTGGCCACTTCCTCGATACGGTCAGCGTCATAGAACAGGATCCCGCTATAGCGAATACGGCCGACACAGGAATGGAAACAGGCTGGCGCCTGCCCTGTCTCAAGGCGGGGATAACAGAGAATACACTTCTCCGACTTACCGGTCTTCCAGTTATAATAGGTTTTCTTATAAGGACAACCGCTCACGCAGAAGCGCCAGCCACGGCACTTCTCCTGGCTGACAAGGACAATCCCGTCCTCAGCCCGTTTGTACGTGGCGCCGGAGGGGCAGACAGCCACACAGCCCGGGTTCAGGCAGTGATTGCAGGTTCGGGGGATATAGAAAAACACCATTTGCTCCAGCCTGAAGAGCGCCTCACGTTCAGCATCGGTCAATTCATTCAGATTAATGTCATTCCGGGCGTATACCGGCGAACCACTGAGGTCGTCATCCCAGTTCGGTCCGGCCTCAATATCCAGGAATTTGCCGCTTATCCTGGATACCGCGCGCGCCGTCGGCTGGTCATCGGCCTGGGGCGCGGTGAAGAGGTGCTCGTATTTGTATGTCCAC
Protein-coding sequences here:
- the narH gene encoding nitrate reductase subunit beta, with the protein product MDVRAQLSAVFHLDKCIGCHTCSVACKNVWTSREGAEYMWWNNVETKPGTGYPTLWEDQSRYNGGWEVKGNSLRPRLGSRLGMLSNIFFNPSLPTMDDYYEPWTYKYEHLFTAPQADDQPTARAVSRISGKFLDIEAGPNWDDDLSGSPVYARNDINLNELTDAEREALFRLEQMVFFYIPRTCNHCLNPGCVAVCPSGATYKRAEDGIVLVSQEKCRGWRFCVSGCPYKKTYYNWKTGKSEKCILCYPRLETGQAPACFHSCVGRIRYSGILFYDADRIEEVARTPDAGLVDAQRSLILDPNDARVVAAARKTGIGDDWIAVAQRSPVYKFVKQWGIALPLHIEFRTLPMLFYVPPLLPVLASTRNGSYDLGSSDFFGSVENLRVPMKYMARLFSAGNEDIVKRALMKLMAVRAYKQAHSSGNLTEHQANTIMVEAGCTAEEAEEIARLTALPRFEDRFVLPPYHREEVTELSVETFKQQGQAGFGFTSQPKRGL